In Streptomyces canus, one DNA window encodes the following:
- the smpB gene encoding SsrA-binding protein SmpB yields the protein MYVPKESQPKQGGGGGKAQDGEKGGKRKIVAQNKKARHDYAIIDTFEAGLVLMGTEVKSLREGRTSLTDGFVQIDGGEAWLHNAHIPEYHQGSWTNHSARRKRKLLLHREEIDKLESKAQETGHTIVPLALYFRDGRAKAEIALARGKKEYDKRQTLREKQDRRESDRAIAAAKRKQRAQAQ from the coding sequence ATGTACGTACCGAAGGAGTCCCAGCCGAAGCAGGGTGGCGGGGGCGGCAAGGCCCAGGACGGGGAGAAGGGCGGCAAGCGCAAGATCGTCGCCCAGAACAAGAAGGCCCGGCACGACTACGCGATCATCGACACCTTCGAGGCCGGGCTGGTCCTCATGGGGACCGAGGTCAAGTCGTTGCGCGAGGGCCGAACCTCGCTGACCGACGGCTTCGTCCAGATCGACGGGGGCGAGGCGTGGCTGCACAACGCCCACATCCCGGAGTATCACCAGGGCAGCTGGACCAATCACTCCGCGCGCCGCAAGCGCAAGCTGCTGCTGCACCGCGAGGAGATCGACAAGCTGGAGTCGAAGGCCCAGGAGACGGGCCACACGATCGTGCCCCTCGCCCTGTACTTCAGGGACGGCCGGGCGAAGGCCGAGATCGCGCTCGCGCGAGGCAAGAAGGAGTACGACAAGCGGCAGACCCTGCGCGAGAAGCAGGACCGGCGGGAGTCGGACCGGGCGATCGCGGCGGCGAAGCGGAAGCAACGGGCCCAGGCCCAGTAG